One Mycolicibacterium pulveris genomic region harbors:
- a CDS encoding multifunctional oxoglutarate decarboxylase/oxoglutarate dehydrogenase thiamine pyrophosphate-binding subunit/dihydrolipoyllysine-residue succinyltransferase subunit: MYRKFREDPSSVDPSWHEFLVDYSPEPTTDSQVSEANGQRATAPVSPPEPAPAPAPKSPAAQPSEPSEPTAPAAKKSAPKASEAKDGEPASTKPKAEPKAKAAAAPSDEQETQVLRGAAAAVVKNMAASLEVPTATSVRAIPAKLMIDNRIVINNHLKRTRGGKISFTHLIGYALVQAVNKFPNMNRHFAEVDGKPNAVTPAHTNLGLAIDLQGRDGNRQLVVAGIKKAETMRFGQFIAAYEDIVRRARDGKLTAEDFSGVTISLTNPGTIGTVHSVPRLMRGQGAIIGVGAMEYPAEFQGASEERIAELGVGKLVTLSSTYDHRIIQGAESGDFLRTMHELLLSDDFFDEIFRELGIPYEPVRWRTDNPDSIEDKNARVIELIAAYRNRGHLMADIDPLRLDKNRFRSHPDLDVLTHGLTLWDLDREFKVNGFAGAEHKKLRDVLAVLRDAYCRHIGVEYTHILEPEQQQWLQERIEGRHDKPTVAQQKYILSRLNAAEAFETFLQTKYVGQKRFSLEGAETVIPTMDAVIDQCAEHGLDEVVIGMPHRGRLNVLANIVGKPYSQIFSEFEGNLNPSQAHGSGDVKYHLGASGTFIQMFGDNDIEVSLVANPSHLEAVDPVLEGLVRAKQDLIDKGDGEDGFTVVPLMLHGDAAFAGQGVVAETLNLALLRGYRTGGTIHIIVNNQIGFTTSPSDAKSSEYCTDVAKMIGAPIFHVNGDDPEAAVWVARLAVDFRQKFKKDVVIDMICYRRRGHNEGDDPSMTQPAMYDAIDRKRGVRKTYTEALIGRGDISLKEAEDALRDYQGQLERVFNEVRELEKHPIAPSASVEADQMVPAGTHTGVDKSLLARIGDAHLALPEGFTVHPRVKPVLEKRREMAYEGKVDWAFAELLAFGSFLAEGKLIRLSGQDTRRGTFSQRHSVIIDRKTGEEFTPLQLLTVDADGNPTGGRFMVYDSALSEFAAVGFEYGYSVGNPDALVLWEAQFGDFVNGAQSIIDEFISSGEAKWGQRSDVVLLLPHGHEGQGPDHTSGRIERFLQLWAEGSMTISVPSTPANYFHLLRRHGLDGIHRPLIVFTPKSMLRNKAAVSDLKEFTEAKFRSVIEEPTFAEGDGDRGKVRRMLLCCGKLYYELAARKKKDERDDVALVRIEQLAPLPRRRLAETLDRYPNVEEYFWVQEEPANQGAWPTFGLTLPEVLPDKLGGIKRISRRAMSAPSSGSSKVHAVEQQEIIDEAFEP, from the coding sequence ATGTATCGCAAATTCCGCGAGGATCCCTCGTCGGTAGATCCCAGTTGGCACGAATTCCTGGTCGACTACTCCCCCGAGCCAACCACCGACAGCCAGGTTTCCGAGGCCAACGGCCAGCGCGCCACCGCACCCGTTTCGCCCCCTGAACCCGCTCCCGCACCCGCCCCAAAGTCCCCGGCGGCGCAACCGTCCGAGCCCTCTGAGCCCACGGCGCCCGCGGCGAAAAAGTCTGCGCCCAAAGCATCTGAGGCCAAGGACGGCGAGCCCGCGTCGACCAAGCCCAAGGCCGAACCCAAGGCGAAGGCCGCCGCAGCGCCGTCCGACGAGCAAGAGACCCAGGTGCTGCGGGGCGCAGCCGCGGCGGTGGTCAAGAACATGGCGGCCTCGTTGGAGGTGCCGACGGCCACCAGTGTGCGGGCCATTCCCGCCAAGCTGATGATCGACAACCGCATCGTCATCAACAACCACCTCAAGCGCACTCGCGGCGGCAAGATCTCGTTCACCCACCTGATCGGTTACGCACTGGTGCAGGCGGTCAACAAGTTCCCGAACATGAACCGACACTTCGCCGAGGTCGACGGGAAACCCAATGCGGTCACGCCCGCGCACACGAACCTGGGGCTGGCGATCGACCTGCAGGGCAGGGACGGTAACCGGCAGTTGGTGGTGGCGGGGATCAAGAAGGCCGAGACGATGCGGTTCGGCCAGTTCATCGCCGCGTACGAGGACATCGTGCGTCGGGCCCGCGACGGCAAGCTGACCGCCGAAGACTTTTCCGGCGTGACGATTTCGTTGACCAACCCGGGCACCATCGGCACCGTGCACTCGGTGCCGCGGCTGATGCGCGGGCAGGGCGCGATCATCGGCGTCGGCGCGATGGAGTATCCCGCGGAGTTCCAGGGCGCCAGCGAGGAACGCATCGCCGAGTTGGGCGTCGGCAAACTGGTCACGCTCAGCTCGACCTATGACCATCGCATCATCCAGGGCGCGGAGTCCGGCGACTTCCTGCGCACCATGCACGAGCTGCTGCTGTCCGACGACTTCTTCGACGAGATCTTCCGCGAGCTGGGCATCCCCTACGAGCCGGTGCGCTGGCGCACCGACAACCCCGACTCGATCGAGGACAAGAACGCCCGCGTCATCGAGCTGATCGCGGCCTACCGCAACCGCGGCCACCTGATGGCCGACATCGACCCGCTGCGGCTGGACAAGAACCGCTTCCGCAGCCACCCCGACCTCGACGTGCTGACCCACGGCCTGACGCTGTGGGACCTCGACCGCGAGTTCAAGGTCAACGGCTTCGCCGGCGCGGAACACAAGAAGCTGCGCGACGTGCTCGCGGTGCTTCGCGACGCGTACTGCCGCCACATCGGCGTGGAGTACACCCACATCCTCGAACCCGAACAGCAGCAGTGGCTGCAGGAGCGCATCGAGGGCAGGCACGACAAGCCGACAGTCGCGCAGCAGAAGTACATCCTGAGCCGGCTCAACGCGGCCGAGGCGTTCGAAACGTTCTTGCAGACGAAATACGTTGGGCAGAAGCGGTTTTCCCTGGAAGGCGCGGAGACCGTCATCCCGACCATGGATGCCGTCATCGACCAGTGCGCCGAGCACGGGCTCGACGAGGTCGTCATCGGCATGCCGCACCGCGGCCGGCTCAACGTGCTGGCCAACATCGTCGGCAAGCCGTACTCGCAGATCTTCAGCGAGTTCGAGGGCAACCTGAACCCGTCGCAGGCGCACGGTTCCGGTGACGTCAAGTACCACCTGGGCGCCAGTGGCACCTTCATTCAGATGTTCGGGGACAACGACATCGAGGTGTCGCTGGTCGCCAACCCGTCGCACCTGGAAGCCGTCGACCCGGTGCTGGAGGGTCTGGTGCGGGCCAAACAGGACCTGATCGACAAGGGTGACGGCGAGGACGGCTTCACCGTCGTCCCGCTGATGCTGCACGGCGACGCCGCGTTCGCGGGCCAGGGCGTGGTCGCCGAGACGCTGAACCTCGCGCTGCTGCGCGGCTACCGCACCGGCGGCACGATCCACATCATCGTCAACAACCAGATCGGTTTCACCACATCGCCTTCCGACGCCAAGTCGTCGGAGTACTGCACCGACGTCGCGAAGATGATCGGCGCACCGATCTTCCATGTCAACGGTGACGACCCCGAGGCCGCGGTGTGGGTGGCGCGCCTGGCGGTGGACTTCCGGCAGAAGTTCAAGAAGGACGTCGTCATCGACATGATCTGCTACCGCAGGCGCGGCCACAACGAGGGCGACGACCCGTCGATGACGCAGCCGGCGATGTACGACGCGATCGACCGTAAGCGCGGGGTGCGCAAGACCTACACCGAAGCGCTGATTGGCCGCGGCGACATCTCGCTGAAAGAAGCCGAGGACGCGCTGCGCGACTACCAGGGCCAGCTGGAGCGCGTGTTCAACGAGGTGCGCGAGCTCGAGAAACATCCGATCGCGCCCAGCGCCTCGGTGGAGGCCGACCAGATGGTGCCCGCCGGGACGCACACCGGCGTGGACAAATCGCTGTTGGCCCGCATCGGCGACGCGCACCTCGCGCTGCCGGAAGGCTTCACGGTGCATCCGCGCGTCAAGCCGGTGCTCGAGAAGCGGCGCGAGATGGCCTACGAGGGCAAGGTCGACTGGGCGTTCGCCGAACTGTTGGCGTTCGGTTCGTTCCTGGCCGAAGGCAAGCTGATCCGGTTGTCCGGGCAGGACACCCGCCGCGGCACGTTCAGCCAGCGGCACTCGGTGATCATCGACCGCAAGACCGGTGAGGAGTTCACCCCGCTGCAACTGCTGACCGTCGACGCCGACGGCAACCCGACCGGCGGCCGGTTCATGGTGTATGACTCGGCGCTGTCGGAGTTCGCGGCGGTGGGCTTCGAATACGGGTACTCGGTGGGCAATCCGGACGCGCTGGTGTTGTGGGAGGCCCAGTTCGGCGACTTCGTCAACGGCGCGCAGTCGATCATCGACGAGTTCATCAGCTCCGGTGAGGCCAAGTGGGGGCAGCGCTCCGACGTGGTGCTGCTGCTGCCGCACGGGCACGAGGGTCAGGGACCCGACCACACGTCGGGCCGCATCGAGCGGTTCCTGCAGCTGTGGGCCGAGGGCTCGATGACGATCTCGGTGCCGTCGACCCCGGCGAACTACTTCCATCTGCTGCGCAGGCACGGCCTGGACGGCATCCACCGCCCGCTGATCGTGTTCACGCCGAAGTCGATGCTGCGCAACAAGGCCGCCGTCAGCGATCTCAAGGAGTTCACCGAGGCCAAGTTCCGTTCGGTGATCGAGGAGCCCACGTTCGCCGAGGGCGACGGAGACCGCGGCAAGGTGCGCCGGATGTTGTTGTGCTGCGGCAAGCTCTACTACGAGCTGGCCGCCCGCAAGAAGAAGGACGAGCGCGACGATGTCGCGCTGGTGCGGATCGAGCAGCTCGCTCCGCTGCCGCGCAGGCGGCTCGCCGAGACCCTCGACCGGTACCCGAATGTCGAGGAATACTTCTGGGTGCAGGAGGAGCCGGCGAACCAGGGGGCGTGGCCGACGTTCGGGCTGACGTTGCCCGAGGTGTTGCCGGACAAGCTCGGCGGCATCAAGCGCATCTCGCGGCGGGCGATGTCGGCGCCGTCGTCGGGCTCGTCGAAGGTGCACGCGGTCGAACAGCAGGAAATCATCGACGAAGCCTTCGAACCCTAG
- a CDS encoding multidrug effflux MFS transporter, which yields MATSPAVDLTRADSRTAGVELPSRLRMILVLGVMVALGPLTIDMYLPALPDIGEQLGVSSSVAQLTLTGTLAGLALGQLVVGPLSDSLGRRRPLMAGIALHMVASLLCLLAPNITVLGLARGLQGMGAAAAAVVAVAVVGDLFTESAAATVMSRLILVLGVAPVLAPSLGAAVLLKASWHWVFAALVVMAGALLVVAAFALPETLPVAHRRPLNVHGIAVTYRQLLRDMRFMGLVLVAAMSMSGLFAYIAGASFVLQGRYGLDQQVFALVFAAGAIALVGATQFNVVLLRRFAPRTIMLWALVAAAAAGVVFIGLAVADAGGLFGFLVPVWAILAAMGLVLPNAPAVALSRHPEASGTAAALLGAAQFGTGAAVAPLVGILGNNEIALSVVMTVGMVVALFALAPALRGGSHHAAEGSAIERADGVIGDAVPELA from the coding sequence ATGGCAACATCTCCGGCTGTGGACCTGACGCGAGCGGACTCCCGGACTGCGGGCGTCGAGCTGCCGAGTCGCCTCCGGATGATCCTCGTGCTGGGCGTCATGGTGGCGCTCGGCCCGCTCACCATCGACATGTACCTGCCGGCGCTGCCCGACATCGGCGAGCAGCTCGGGGTGTCGTCGTCGGTCGCGCAGCTCACCCTTACCGGAACGCTGGCCGGGCTGGCGCTGGGCCAGCTGGTCGTGGGTCCGCTGTCGGACTCGCTGGGCCGGCGCCGCCCGCTGATGGCCGGCATCGCGTTGCACATGGTGGCGTCGCTGCTGTGCCTGCTCGCCCCCAACATCACGGTCTTGGGGCTGGCCCGCGGGCTGCAGGGGATGGGCGCCGCGGCGGCCGCGGTGGTGGCCGTGGCGGTGGTCGGGGACCTGTTCACCGAGTCGGCGGCGGCCACCGTGATGTCGCGGTTGATCCTGGTGCTCGGTGTCGCTCCCGTGCTGGCTCCGTCGTTGGGCGCCGCGGTGCTGTTGAAGGCCTCGTGGCACTGGGTGTTCGCCGCGCTGGTGGTGATGGCGGGCGCACTGCTTGTGGTCGCGGCGTTCGCGCTGCCCGAGACGTTGCCCGTCGCGCATCGTCGGCCGCTGAACGTGCACGGCATCGCCGTCACCTACCGCCAGTTGCTGCGTGACATGCGCTTCATGGGCCTGGTGTTGGTCGCCGCGATGAGCATGTCGGGCCTGTTCGCCTATATCGCGGGCGCGTCGTTCGTGCTGCAGGGTCGCTACGGCCTCGATCAGCAGGTGTTCGCGCTGGTGTTCGCCGCGGGCGCCATCGCGCTGGTCGGCGCGACGCAGTTCAACGTCGTGCTGCTGCGCCGGTTCGCTCCACGCACCATCATGCTGTGGGCGCTGGTGGCCGCCGCGGCGGCCGGTGTGGTGTTCATCGGGTTGGCGGTCGCCGACGCCGGCGGGTTGTTCGGGTTCCTGGTTCCGGTGTGGGCGATCCTGGCCGCCATGGGGCTGGTGCTGCCGAATGCGCCCGCGGTCGCGTTGTCGCGGCATCCGGAAGCCTCAGGCACCGCGGCGGCGCTGCTGGGCGCGGCGCAGTTCGGGACTGGTGCGGCGGTCGCGCCGTTGGTCGGCATCCTCGGCAACAACGAGATCGCCCTGTCGGTCGTCATGACGGTGGGTATGGTGGTCGCGTTGTTCGCGCTGGCTCCGGCGCTGCGCGGCGGATCTCACCACGCAGCCGAAGGGTCGGCGATCGAACGTGCGGACGGCGTCATCGGCGACGCCGTGCCGGAACTCGCCTGA
- a CDS encoding MFS transporter encodes MSSHLTPRPTGRASRLGLSAPLEPADSGNAWSALAAMMVGFFMILVDATIVAVANPSLMDQLGASYDAVIWVTSAYLLAYAVPLLVAGRLGDRFGPKNTYLIGLTVFTAASLWCGLSDTIGMLIGARVLQGVGASLLTPQTLSTITRIFPADRRGVAMGVWGATAGVATLVGPLAGGFLVDGLGWQWIFFVNVPVGVLGVALAARLVPEMPTRKQPFDLPGVLLSGIGMFMIVYALQEGQSSGWAPWVWGTIAGGIGLMAAFLIWQSVNPNEPLIPLEIFRDRDFYLSNLGVATIGFVVTGMMVPIMFYAQAVCGLSPTRSGLLMAPMAIVSGVLAPFVGKIVDRSHPRPVVGFGFSVLASSMTWLSIEMTPTTPIWRIAVPLTVTGVGMAFIWSPLAATATRNLAIDRAGAGSGVYNATRQVGSVLGSAGIAAFMTWRIGAVMPPAADEATRTSGGVMQLPGFLHAPFAAAMSQAMLLPAFVALIGVVLALFLVGFERDPREPDDPDRNAALAVDYGGDETFVDDDDDYLEYTVSWDEPDPGPAPPGDTDPPTDPIPTRGTSSHWQHEQPGETEEDEPWRTILDQLLEDAPAIPSTSDKPEPIGFAHNGFHVDGEQRFRPTGRRPLAEPRSPFAEAYDLPTEHHYRPARHHRSDEAHESRQFWFQAHGRHARDDDPDDRPRHGRHSLPWSD; translated from the coding sequence ATGTCCTCACATTTGACCCCTCGCCCGACCGGGCGCGCCTCGCGGCTCGGACTCAGCGCCCCGCTGGAACCCGCCGACTCCGGAAACGCCTGGAGTGCGCTGGCGGCGATGATGGTCGGCTTCTTCATGATCTTGGTCGACGCGACCATCGTGGCGGTCGCCAATCCGTCCCTGATGGATCAGCTGGGGGCCAGCTACGACGCCGTCATCTGGGTGACCAGCGCCTACCTGCTGGCGTACGCGGTGCCGCTGTTGGTGGCCGGGCGGCTCGGCGACCGGTTCGGCCCGAAGAACACCTATCTGATCGGGTTGACGGTGTTCACCGCCGCATCGCTGTGGTGCGGCCTGTCCGACACCATCGGCATGCTCATCGGCGCCCGGGTGCTGCAGGGGGTGGGCGCATCGTTGTTGACGCCGCAGACGCTGTCGACGATCACGCGCATCTTCCCGGCGGATCGTCGCGGCGTCGCGATGGGTGTGTGGGGCGCGACCGCGGGCGTCGCGACGTTGGTCGGCCCGCTGGCCGGTGGCTTCCTGGTGGACGGCCTTGGCTGGCAATGGATTTTCTTCGTCAACGTGCCCGTCGGTGTGCTCGGCGTGGCGCTGGCCGCCCGGCTGGTACCCGAAATGCCCACGCGGAAGCAACCCTTCGACCTGCCCGGCGTGCTGCTGTCCGGCATCGGCATGTTCATGATCGTTTATGCGCTGCAGGAAGGGCAGTCGAGCGGGTGGGCGCCGTGGGTGTGGGGGACCATCGCCGGCGGCATCGGCTTGATGGCCGCGTTCTTGATCTGGCAGTCGGTCAACCCCAACGAACCGCTGATCCCGCTGGAGATCTTCCGCGACCGCGACTTCTACCTGTCCAACCTCGGCGTCGCCACGATCGGGTTTGTGGTGACCGGCATGATGGTGCCGATCATGTTCTACGCCCAAGCGGTGTGCGGGCTTTCGCCGACCCGCTCGGGGCTGCTGATGGCGCCGATGGCGATCGTCAGCGGTGTGCTGGCGCCGTTTGTCGGCAAGATCGTCGACCGTTCGCATCCGCGGCCGGTGGTGGGATTCGGCTTTTCGGTGCTGGCCAGTTCGATGACGTGGCTGTCGATCGAGATGACACCGACGACGCCGATCTGGCGGATCGCGGTGCCGTTGACGGTGACCGGCGTCGGGATGGCGTTCATCTGGTCACCGCTGGCCGCGACCGCCACCCGCAACCTGGCGATCGACCGCGCCGGTGCGGGCTCAGGTGTCTACAACGCCACGCGCCAGGTCGGGTCGGTGTTGGGCAGCGCCGGGATAGCGGCGTTCATGACGTGGCGGATCGGTGCGGTGATGCCGCCGGCGGCCGACGAGGCCACCCGGACGTCGGGCGGTGTCATGCAACTGCCGGGCTTCCTTCATGCGCCGTTCGCCGCGGCGATGTCGCAGGCCATGTTGTTGCCCGCGTTCGTCGCGTTGATCGGGGTGGTGTTGGCGCTGTTCCTGGTCGGCTTCGAACGCGACCCGCGCGAGCCCGACGATCCCGATCGCAACGCCGCTCTGGCCGTCGACTACGGCGGGGACGAGACGTTCGTCGACGACGACGATGACTATCTCGAGTACACGGTGTCGTGGGACGAGCCCGACCCGGGCCCGGCGCCGCCCGGCGACACCGACCCACCGACCGATCCCATCCCGACGCGAGGCACGTCGTCGCATTGGCAGCACGAACAGCCGGGTGAAACCGAGGAGGACGAGCCCTGGCGCACCATCCTCGACCAGCTGCTCGAAGACGCCCCTGCGATACCGTCGACATCGGATAAGCCGGAGCCGATCGGCTTCGCGCACAATGGGTTTCACGTCGATGGCGAGCAGCGGTTCCGGCCGACGGGGCGCAGGCCGCTCGCCGAGCCGCGGTCACCCTTCGCCGAGGCCTACGACCTGCCGACCGAGCATCATTACCGGCCGGCCCGCCATCACCGCTCGGACGAGGCGCACGAGTCGCGGCAGTTCTGGTTTCAGGCGCACGGTCGACACGCCCGCGACGACGACCCCGACGACCGGCCGCGCCACGGCAGGCACTCGCTGCCGTGGAGCGACTGA
- a CDS encoding FAD-binding oxidoreductase, with product MSLSEQLSGIVGTAHVSTDPDVLAGRSVDHTGRYRGDAVALVRPGSADEVAAVLRTCRDAGVCVTVQGGRTSLVAGTVPENDDVLLSTERLRDIGEVDVVERRITVGAGVTLAEVQRAAAAAGLVFGVDLAARDTATVGGMASTNAGGLRTVRYGNMGEQVIGLDVALPDGTVLHRHSRVRMDNTGYDLASLFVGAEGTLGVITGLDLRLHPAPPHRVTAICGFAELDALIETGRFFRDLDGIAALELIDARASALTAEHVGVPAPVDGAWQLLIELAGDTDQTERLADALDGARLSGEPAVGVDMSAQQRLWQVREAVAEVLGVYGPPLKFDVSLPLSGISKFARDATRLVAEHAPEAIPVLFGHIGEGNLHLNVLRCGPDAERGLYAPMMELIARLGGNVSSEHGVGTRKRDYLAMSRTDADIAAMRTVKSAFDPTGFLNPAVLFGG from the coding sequence GTGAGTTTGTCCGAGCAGCTCTCCGGGATCGTCGGGACCGCCCACGTCAGCACCGACCCCGACGTGTTGGCCGGGCGCAGCGTCGACCACACCGGGCGCTACCGGGGCGACGCGGTCGCGCTGGTGCGGCCGGGCAGCGCCGACGAAGTCGCCGCGGTGCTACGAACCTGCCGCGACGCAGGCGTCTGTGTCACGGTGCAGGGCGGCCGGACGTCGCTGGTGGCCGGCACGGTGCCCGAGAACGACGACGTGCTGCTGTCGACCGAACGGCTGCGTGACATCGGCGAAGTCGACGTCGTCGAGCGGCGGATCACCGTCGGGGCCGGGGTGACGCTCGCCGAGGTGCAGCGCGCAGCGGCCGCGGCGGGCCTGGTGTTCGGCGTCGACCTGGCCGCCAGGGACACCGCGACCGTCGGCGGCATGGCGTCGACGAACGCCGGCGGGCTGCGCACCGTGCGCTACGGCAACATGGGTGAACAGGTCATCGGGTTGGACGTGGCGCTGCCCGACGGCACGGTGCTGCACCGGCACAGCCGGGTGCGCATGGACAACACCGGATACGACCTCGCGTCGCTGTTCGTCGGCGCCGAGGGCACGCTTGGCGTGATCACCGGGCTGGATCTGCGGCTGCATCCCGCGCCGCCGCATCGGGTGACCGCGATCTGCGGGTTCGCCGAGCTGGACGCGCTCATCGAAACCGGCCGCTTCTTCCGCGATCTGGACGGCATCGCGGCGCTGGAGTTGATCGACGCGCGCGCGAGCGCGCTGACCGCCGAGCACGTCGGTGTGCCCGCACCCGTCGACGGCGCGTGGCAGCTGCTGATCGAACTGGCCGGCGACACCGACCAGACCGAGCGGCTGGCCGACGCGCTTGACGGCGCCCGGCTGTCCGGCGAACCGGCGGTCGGCGTCGACATGTCCGCACAGCAGCGGTTGTGGCAGGTGCGCGAAGCGGTCGCCGAGGTGCTCGGCGTGTATGGTCCTCCGCTCAAGTTCGATGTTTCCCTGCCGCTTTCGGGTATCTCGAAGTTCGCCCGGGACGCGACGCGGCTGGTTGCCGAGCACGCGCCAGAGGCCATTCCCGTGTTGTTCGGCCATATCGGCGAAGGCAACCTGCACCTGAACGTGTTGCGGTGCGGGCCCGACGCCGAGCGCGGGCTGTACGCGCCGATGATGGAGTTGATCGCGCGGCTGGGCGGCAACGTCAGCTCCGAGCACGGGGTGGGCACCCGCAAGCGCGATTACCTTGCCATGTCGCGCACCGACGCCGACATCGCGGCCATGCGGACGGTCAAGTCCGCGTTCGACCCGACCGGATTCCTCAACCCCGCGGTGCTGTTCGGCGGGTAA